The nucleotide window TGCCAGGTTTCAGCAGCCGTTTTTCAATAATCCGGCTGACACAGACGTTTTCACGCACGTTTTCTCTTTGCTGGCATGAGTCAAAATACCACTCTGCGGGCATGGACTCGTTTATCCGCTTTTGCCGGGCATGGTCGCCGCTCAGCAGATAGCGCTGCGCAAAGAGCGCCCTATGCGAACTACCGCTGGCGCGTCAGGTGGTACACGCGGGGAACCATGTATATGAGGCTCAACTGCCCGCGCGTAGGTTCATAGCGCGTGGCAACCACCACAGAACCCAGATTCCAGAGGTGGGCATCATCACCTTCTCCGGCGGAGGCCTTGCCAAAACGGTCAGTGACCATCTTGAGGATCATGCCCTCCACCGTATTGTTCGGCGCGGTGTAATCCAGCTCAAGAAATCCAAGAGGGCCGGGGTTTCCGGGGCCGTAACAGATCGCCATCTGGCGCGCGCCGGGGGCAACCTTGGCGGCATCGTACAGGTCGCAGATATAGGAGTCATCCTCGCGGATAACGGTTGCTCCGTACTGTCGCAGGGCTTCACGCATGGAATTTCTGTCGGTATTGTCGAGCCGCTGGCCAAACAGAACGGCCTCGGGGCGCGAAGGTTCGGCGCGGGCCATATCTTCCAGTTCTTTCATGGCGTTGGAGTCGCCGTTCATGGCCGCTGCATAGAGCAGCAGCACCGCCCGCGAGGGGTTCTTGGTCACGCCCTGCCCGATGCGGTAAAAATGCCCAAGGCGGAACAGGGCCTCGGTTTGCTGCTGCGCTGCTGCGCGGCTGTACCATGCCGCAGCCGCAGTGAAATCCTGCTGTACCCCGCGCCCCAGCTCATAGAGCATGCCCAGATTATACTGGGCCTCGGGCTGGCCCTGCCGCGCCGCCAGATCAAACCAGCGCGCTGCTTCTGCGGGGTTTGGCTCTATGCCGCGTCCCTGCTCCAGCATGCGCCCGTAGTTGCTCATGCCGGAGGGGTGCCCGGTCTTGGCTGACTCCGCAAACCAGTGCAGGGCGCGGCCCAGGTCAGGCTCAACCCCCTGCCCGAGGTCGTAGAGTACGCCAAGGTTGTTCATGGCCTGCCCATCGCCCGCTTCGGCCTGTTTGCTCCAGATGCTTTCCGCTGTGGCGTAATCCCCCTTGGCGTAGGCTGCTGCGGCTTCTTCCGCCTGCGTGGGCGGCGAAGTCCTTTGCGGAACAGGCACTGGCGCCTTGGTGGGCGCGCTTTCCACTGCCGGAGCGTTTTTTTCCTGCTCGGCGGCCTCTTCCTTCTTGCCCTTTTTTGATTTTCTATCCCTGCGGTTTTTTGAGCCCTTTTCCTTCACTGGAGCTTCTGGCTTTTTGGGCGCTTCAAGGGCAGGGCTTGCGGGCTGGGCAGGAGCGGCGGGGGCAGATGCGCCCTGTGCCGCAGGAGTCTGCGGTTGCTGGGTCTGAGCCGGGGCGG belongs to Desulfovibrio desulfuricans DSM 642 and includes:
- a CDS encoding SEL1-like repeat protein, with the translated sequence MFLRWGAVYSRAHLILAIRAVFVYSLCVSLALPGGAAFAASDSVFVQGTGAPNAQIGGSNTPSPNGTGAQPFGGGTSPTLSQRMPAAPIQTPTVQVPTIQTPSVQTPTVARPSVPTPQQVNPLTAPGAPAPAQTQQPQTPAAQGASAPAAPAQPASPALEAPKKPEAPVKEKGSKNRRDRKSKKGKKEEAAEQEKNAPAVESAPTKAPVPVPQRTSPPTQAEEAAAAYAKGDYATAESIWSKQAEAGDGQAMNNLGVLYDLGQGVEPDLGRALHWFAESAKTGHPSGMSNYGRMLEQGRGIEPNPAEAARWFDLAARQGQPEAQYNLGMLYELGRGVQQDFTAAAAWYSRAAAQQQTEALFRLGHFYRIGQGVTKNPSRAVLLLYAAAMNGDSNAMKELEDMARAEPSRPEAVLFGQRLDNTDRNSMREALRQYGATVIREDDSYICDLYDAAKVAPGARQMAICYGPGNPGPLGFLELDYTAPNNTVEGMILKMVTDRFGKASAGEGDDAHLWNLGSVVVATRYEPTRGQLSLIYMVPRVYHLTRQR